The Candidatus Binatia bacterium DNA window TTAAATTCAACAATGGACGATCTCCCGCGCGCTCTTAGGAGGGAAAATGGCGATATTCGAATCGTTGGCAAATTCGTTGAAAGCCCTCATGGTCGGCGATCGGGTTAAAGTTACGCTGCGGCCGGAAACCGGCCGGTTCCTGCCGATGGAAGGGGAGATCGCCGAGAAAGACGACTCGGGAAACTTTTCGTTAAAGTCGGAACAAGGCGTCGTCCGGATCAGCGCCGCCGATATTCTCTCCATAACAAAGCAAAACTGAAAGTGGAAAGATGAAAGATGAAACGGCGAAAGGAGGCCGGCGATGAGCGGCAACGGTGAAAAAAAAGCCCGCGCGTTGGGGATCAACCACGTGGTCCTGGAGGTGGGCGACCTGGACGCGGCGCTGGAATTTTACGGCGCGATCTTCGACTTCACGCTGCGGGGCAAGAGCGAGCGCAACGCCTTCATCGATCTCGGCGACCAGTTCATCCAGTTGAGCCTCGGCAAGACCCAGGAGAGAGACGACAAGCGCCACTTCGGCCTGGTCGTCGACGACCGCGAGCCGGTCGGCCGGGCGCTCGAAAAACTCGGTGTCGAGCGGCTCGACCGGCGCCTCAATTTCCGCGACCCCTGGGGCAATCGGATCGAGGTCGTGCCCTACGACGACGTCCAATTCACCAAGGCCTCTCATGTGCTCAAAGGCATGGGGGTCGGCGCCCTCGCAAAAACTCCCAACGCTGTCGAAGAACTCAAGAAGAAAGGCATGGCGGAAGAGAAAAGCTGAAAGATGAAAGCTGAAATAGGATAAAAGGCAAAAGAGAAAGGATGAAAGCTGAAAGGGTCTTGCCTGCGACGACGCCCTGAGTTAGGAAGTGGACAACAGAACCGGAAAAGACGGTGGCAAGAAAATATCGCACCATCTCAGGCGACTCTCACCTGGAAATCGACTCGAAGCATTGGATAGGCCGGGTTCCCGCGAACTATCGCGACCAAGCGCCGCGTCTGGCGCGTCTGCCGGATGGGAGCGACGCATGGATGATCAATAACAAGGTGGCTCGACCCGCCGCGGCCGCGGACCTCTACGGCGGCAAGGGCCGGGACCAATACGTCCCCTTCGGCGCCAAGTATGAAGGAACGCCCGGGACGGGAGGTCCCGAGCAGCGGCTCCGGGAGCAAGATCAAGACGGTATCGACGCCGAAGTCCTGTTTCCGTCGCAGCAGGGAGGGCCCAAGCTCTGGCGCCGCATTGCGGAGGACGCCGGTTACAAGGCGGTCGTTCGGGCCTATAACAATTGGCTGTCGGAAGAGTACTGCTCGGTAAACCCGGACCGTTTGATCGGCGTGGGGATTTTGCCGCTGACGCCCGACGCTGCGGACACCGTCGAAGAGCTGGAACACTGCGCCAAATTGGGCCTCAAGACCGTGCTCCTCCAGGGATTTCCCAGCGGCAAAGCGTATCCTTCGGAAGAAGACGATCGATTCTGGTCCGCGGCGCTCGATTTGAATATGCCGGTAAGCGTTCACGTCGACCTCGATCGCTCGGGCGAACGCGCCGGTCCTCTTTTCAAGTTCCCGCTGGAGCCCGAAGGGATTATAGAAAAGATCGATACCGGGCTGGTCGATCAGGTGGCGCGATTCGGCCCCGTGCGCGGAAACGGTTCGGTCGCCGCGGCTCAGTGGGTTCTATCCGGACTCTTCGACCGTTTTCCGAACCTCAAGATTTTCTTCGCCGAAAACCAGATCGGCTGGATTCCGTTCTTCTTGCAGGGGGCGGACGTGCGCTATGACCGCCATTACCGGTGGGCCGAGCGGCTTCTCGGCTTCACGCCTCTCAGTCGCCCCCCCAGCGAGATCATCCGCGAGCGCTGCTTCTGGGGCTTTCAATTCGATCGGGTCGGCGTCGAACTGCGCCACAAAATCAACGTGGGCCGTCTCATTTGGGGTTCCGATTTTCCGCACCAGGAATCCGACTGGCCCGATTCCATGGGCGTGATCGAAAGAAACTTTGCCGGCGTGCCGGAAGAGGAGAAATACAAGATGGTGTGCGGCAACGCCGTCGAGTTTTTCCGCCTGGCTGAGACCTGATCAGGTCGGGCATCAGGGCAAAACGGGCGTGAGGCGCGAGGCGTGAGTAAGAGCCAGCGTTTGGCGGAGGGCCTATGAGCGCAAAACGCTTCTATTTTAAACTAGCCGTTCTCTCGACGCTGGCGCTTTTTTTCCTGTGCGGCCGCGGCGCGGCGCAGGAAAGGATCACGATCTCCTACAGCTCGGTGGACGCTCCCAGCGCCAACTGGTACATCGCCCAGGAAAAAGGGCTCTATAAAAAATACGGCCTGGACGCGGAGTCGATCTTCATTCCCACTTCGACGACCAACGTCACGAGCCTGGTCGCGGGCTACGTCAAGATCGGCAACGGCACGGGCGGCAGCATCGCCAACGCGGCGGTCGGCGGCGCCAACCTCGTCGCGGTCGGCTCCTTCATCAACACGCTGCCCTACGAAATGATCGTCCACGAGTCGATCAAATCGGCCGAAGCCTTGAAGGGAAAAAACGTCGGCATCAGCCGCGTCGGCAGCTCGTCGGACGTGGCGGCGCGCGCTCTGTTGAAGGCCTTGAAGCTCGAGCCCGACAAGGACGTCGCCATCCTGCAGGTCGGCGGCTCGCCGGAACGGGCCGCGGCGTTCGCCACCGGCAGGATCGCCGGCTTCGCCTCGCCCCCCGGCGTCATCCATCTGGCGAAAGGCATGCCCCACCGCGTGCTGGCGAGTATGGCCGACTTTCCCAAGAGTTTCCCGTTTCCCTACATCTGCGCGACGACGTCCAAGAGCTATCTGGCGAGCAACCGCGAGACGGTTAAAAGGGTGATGATGGCGTTGATCGAGGCGACGCAATTTTTCAAAACGCGCAAAGAGGAAAGCAAGAGAATCCTCGCCAAATATTCGCGCCAAACGAACGAGGCCTTTCTGGAGAGCGCCTATGAAGCCAATGCGCGCCTCTTCGAGCGCGTGCCGCTCGTAACCCGGGAAGGGATGGAGATGCAGATCAAGGAAGCCCTCTCGCGCCGTCCGAGCGCGACCCTC harbors:
- a CDS encoding VOC family protein; amino-acid sequence: MSGNGEKKARALGINHVVLEVGDLDAALEFYGAIFDFTLRGKSERNAFIDLGDQFIQLSLGKTQERDDKRHFGLVVDDREPVGRALEKLGVERLDRRLNFRDPWGNRIEVVPYDDVQFTKASHVLKGMGVGALAKTPNAVEELKKKGMAEEKS
- a CDS encoding amidohydrolase family protein; the encoded protein is MARKYRTISGDSHLEIDSKHWIGRVPANYRDQAPRLARLPDGSDAWMINNKVARPAAAADLYGGKGRDQYVPFGAKYEGTPGTGGPEQRLREQDQDGIDAEVLFPSQQGGPKLWRRIAEDAGYKAVVRAYNNWLSEEYCSVNPDRLIGVGILPLTPDAADTVEELEHCAKLGLKTVLLQGFPSGKAYPSEEDDRFWSAALDLNMPVSVHVDLDRSGERAGPLFKFPLEPEGIIEKIDTGLVDQVARFGPVRGNGSVAAAQWVLSGLFDRFPNLKIFFAENQIGWIPFFLQGADVRYDRHYRWAERLLGFTPLSRPPSEIIRERCFWGFQFDRVGVELRHKINVGRLIWGSDFPHQESDWPDSMGVIERNFAGVPEEEKYKMVCGNAVEFFRLAET
- a CDS encoding ABC transporter substrate-binding protein → MSAKRFYFKLAVLSTLALFFLCGRGAAQERITISYSSVDAPSANWYIAQEKGLYKKYGLDAESIFIPTSTTNVTSLVAGYVKIGNGTGGSIANAAVGGANLVAVGSFINTLPYEMIVHESIKSAEALKGKNVGISRVGSSSDVAARALLKALKLEPDKDVAILQVGGSPERAAAFATGRIAGFASPPGVIHLAKGMPHRVLASMADFPKSFPFPYICATTSKSYLASNRETVKRVMMALIEATQFFKTRKEESKRILAKYSRQTNEAFLESAYEANARLFERVPLVTREGMEMQIKEALSRRPSATLRVEDIVDDSLVAQLQQEGFIDRAYKQ